Proteins from a genomic interval of Mycolicibacterium grossiae:
- a CDS encoding MMPL/RND family transporter — protein sequence MGQLVSRWPFLVIGFWAVLALVVPLTIPSLTEMSERNPIAVLPADAPSSVATRDMTEAFKEAGSENVLVVMLAHQDEGQDLTPADEQVYRTLVDRLRDDQRDVVMLQDFVSTPQLRETLSSQDRKAWILPIGLEGELGTPEAYSAYQRVTDMVNRTVAGTDLRAYATGPAATVADLTAAGAADRLPIELAIAVMLLIILVVVYRNPVTMFLPLITIGASLLTAQGLVALVSLLTGLAISNQTIVLMSAMIAGAGTDYAVFLIARYHDYVRAGEEPVRAVKHAMVSIGKVVAASAATVGVTFLGMGFAKLGVFSTVGVALAIAIAVAFLAAVTLLPAVLVLTGPRGWVAPRQERMATFWRRMGIRIVRRPKTHLVASLLVLLALASCTTLMHFNYDDRKQLRDSADSSVGYAALDRHFSVNQTIPQYLFIQSSRDLRTPQALADLEQMAQRVSQVPGIAMVRGVTRPTGESLEQARATYQAGEVGNQLGQASTQINGRSGDLNRLASGADQLADGLGSARGQINQAIGGVRSLVDALSSIQSQFGGGATLGQLGDSAKLIKGMRTLGELMERNFGTLAADFSWIDPVVDALNESPTCNVNPLCTTARGQFVRLQTARNDGTLDRIVALGRQLQQAGPLQKLGDTVEGLSQSLNTAMTSLRKLGLSDPRSARAQISTVQKGANDLAGASRQIADGVTLLVSETQRMGIGLSQASDFLMSMGQDATQPSMAGFNVPQQVLDTDDFKKIAQIFISPDGHSARYFIQTDIDPFSTQAMDQVNQILDTARGAQPNTMLADAKISMSGYPVTLRDTRDYYDRDLKMIVVVTIVVVLLILMTLLRAVVAPLYLVGSVIVSYLSAVGLGVLVFEYLLGDQLHWSVPGLAFVVLVAVGADYNMLLASRLREEAPRGMRFGVIRTVRSTGGVITAAGLIFAASMSGLLFSSIGTVVQSGFVIGVGILLDTFVVRTITVPAIATLVGRTSWWPAKPWLAAPSADAVPPPEKRRSVFDEV from the coding sequence TTGGGCCAGCTCGTCTCGCGGTGGCCGTTCCTGGTCATCGGCTTCTGGGCCGTGCTGGCACTGGTGGTTCCGCTGACCATCCCGTCATTGACGGAGATGAGTGAGCGCAACCCCATCGCGGTCCTCCCCGCGGACGCCCCGTCGTCGGTGGCGACGCGGGACATGACCGAGGCGTTCAAGGAGGCGGGCTCGGAGAACGTGCTCGTCGTGATGCTGGCGCATCAGGACGAGGGCCAGGACCTGACGCCCGCGGACGAGCAGGTGTACCGCACGCTCGTCGACCGGTTGCGCGACGATCAGCGCGACGTGGTCATGCTGCAGGACTTCGTCAGCACCCCGCAGCTGCGCGAGACGCTGTCCAGCCAGGACCGCAAGGCGTGGATCCTGCCGATCGGCCTGGAAGGCGAACTCGGTACGCCCGAGGCGTATTCGGCGTATCAGCGCGTCACCGACATGGTGAACCGCACCGTCGCGGGCACCGACCTGCGCGCGTACGCCACCGGCCCGGCGGCCACGGTCGCCGACCTCACCGCCGCGGGGGCGGCCGACCGGCTGCCCATCGAACTGGCCATCGCGGTGATGCTGCTGATCATCCTGGTGGTGGTCTACCGCAATCCGGTGACGATGTTCCTCCCGCTCATCACCATCGGTGCCTCGCTGCTGACCGCGCAGGGGCTGGTCGCACTGGTCTCGCTGCTGACCGGGCTGGCCATCTCCAACCAGACCATCGTGCTGATGAGCGCGATGATCGCCGGTGCGGGAACGGATTACGCGGTGTTCCTGATCGCGCGCTATCACGACTACGTGCGGGCCGGTGAGGAACCGGTGCGGGCGGTCAAGCACGCGATGGTGTCGATCGGCAAGGTGGTCGCGGCGTCGGCGGCCACGGTCGGCGTGACGTTCCTCGGCATGGGCTTCGCGAAGCTCGGCGTGTTCTCCACGGTGGGCGTGGCGCTGGCGATCGCCATCGCGGTGGCGTTCCTGGCGGCGGTGACGCTGCTGCCCGCGGTGCTGGTGCTGACCGGTCCGCGCGGCTGGGTGGCGCCCCGCCAGGAGCGCATGGCGACCTTCTGGCGGCGGATGGGCATCCGCATCGTGCGCCGGCCGAAGACGCATCTGGTGGCCAGCCTGCTGGTGCTGCTGGCGCTGGCGAGCTGCACCACGCTGATGCACTTCAACTACGACGACCGCAAGCAGCTGCGCGACTCCGCCGACAGCTCCGTGGGCTACGCGGCGCTCGACCGGCACTTCTCGGTCAACCAGACCATCCCGCAGTACCTGTTCATCCAGTCGTCTCGAGACCTGCGGACCCCGCAGGCGCTGGCCGACCTCGAGCAGATGGCGCAGCGGGTCAGCCAGGTCCCCGGCATCGCGATGGTGCGCGGCGTGACGCGGCCGACGGGCGAATCGCTGGAGCAGGCCCGCGCCACGTACCAGGCCGGCGAGGTGGGCAACCAGCTCGGCCAGGCCTCCACCCAGATCAACGGCCGCTCGGGGGACCTGAACCGGTTGGCCTCCGGCGCCGATCAACTCGCCGACGGGCTGGGCAGTGCGCGCGGCCAGATCAACCAGGCGATCGGCGGGGTGCGCAGCCTCGTCGACGCGCTGTCGTCCATCCAGAGTCAGTTCGGTGGCGGCGCGACGCTGGGGCAGCTGGGCGATTCGGCCAAGCTCATCAAGGGCATGCGCACGCTCGGCGAGTTGATGGAGCGCAACTTCGGCACGCTCGCGGCCGACTTCTCCTGGATCGACCCGGTGGTCGACGCGCTCAACGAGAGCCCGACGTGCAACGTCAACCCGCTGTGCACGACGGCGCGTGGGCAGTTCGTGCGGCTGCAGACCGCGCGCAATGACGGCACGCTGGACCGCATCGTCGCCCTCGGCCGCCAGCTGCAGCAGGCCGGGCCGCTGCAGAAGCTGGGCGACACCGTCGAAGGGTTGTCGCAGTCGTTGAACACGGCGATGACGTCGCTGCGCAAGCTGGGGCTCAGCGATCCGCGCAGCGCACGAGCGCAGATCTCGACGGTGCAGAAGGGCGCCAACGACCTCGCCGGCGCCAGCCGTCAGATCGCCGACGGCGTCACGCTCCTGGTCAGTGAGACGCAGCGGATGGGCATCGGTTTGTCACAGGCGTCGGACTTCCTCATGTCGATGGGGCAGGACGCCACGCAGCCGTCGATGGCCGGGTTCAACGTGCCGCAGCAGGTGCTCGACACCGACGACTTCAAGAAGATCGCGCAGATCTTCATCTCGCCGGACGGGCACTCGGCGCGGTACTTCATCCAGACCGACATCGACCCGTTCAGCACGCAGGCGATGGACCAGGTGAACCAGATCCTGGACACCGCCCGTGGCGCACAGCCGAACACGATGCTCGCCGACGCGAAGATCTCGATGTCGGGATATCCGGTGACGCTGCGCGACACCCGCGACTACTACGACCGCGACCTGAAGATGATCGTCGTCGTGACGATCGTCGTGGTGCTGCTCATCCTGATGACGCTGCTGCGCGCGGTCGTGGCGCCGCTGTACCTCGTCGGGTCGGTGATCGTCAGCTACCTGTCCGCGGTCGGTCTCGGCGTGCTGGTGTTCGAGTACCTGCTCGGCGACCAATTGCACTGGAGCGTCCCGGGTCTGGCGTTCGTGGTGCTGGTCGCCGTCGGCGCCGACTACAACATGCTGCTCGCCTCGCGGCTGCGGGAGGAGGCGCCGCGCGGCATGCGGTTCGGCGTGATCCGGACCGTGCGGTCGACCGGCGGGGTGATCACCGCGGCGGGCCTGATCTTCGCGGCGTCGATGTCGGGACTGCTGTTCTCGAGCATCGGGACCGTGGTGCAGTCGGGCTTCGTAATCGGCGTGGGCATCCTGCTCGACACGTTCGTGGTGCGGACGATCACCGTCCCGGCCATCGCCACCCTGGTGGGCCGGACGAGTTGGTGGCCCGCCAAGCCGTGGCTGGCCGCGCCGTCCGCCGATGCCGTCCCGCCTCCGGAGAAGCGCCGCTCGGTCTT